The Megalops cyprinoides isolate fMegCyp1 chromosome 12, fMegCyp1.pri, whole genome shotgun sequence genome contains a region encoding:
- the pomca gene encoding proopiomelanocortin a: MLAPSWVVALAFLSACSSEASGQCWAQERCKDLSSENSIMECIQLCKSELTAEAPVFPGEGHLQPPSEAERSAVEAEQGPGAPREEKRSYSMEHFRWGKPVGRKRRPVKVFPNGVEEESAEAYPSEKRREALGDSDYALEEGDPSLTAQEKKDGSYKMNHFRWSGPPASKRYGGFMKSWDERSQKPLLTLFKNVIVKDGHQKKAE, encoded by the exons ATGCTGGCTCCATCCTGGGTCGTGGCTCTGGCCTTTCTGAGTGCCTGCAGCTCTGAGGCCAGCGGGCAGTGCTGGGCACAGGAGCGCTGCAAAGACCTCAGCTCAGAGAACAGCATCATG GAGTGCATACAGCTGTGTAAGTCTGAGCTGACAGCTGAGGCCCCCGTGTTTCCGGGCGAGGGGCACCTCCAGCCCCCCTCCGAGGCGGAGCGCAGCGCCGTGGAGGCGGAGCAGGGTCCCGGCGCGCCGCGGGAGGAGAAACGCTCCTACTCCATGGAGCACTTCCGCTGGGGCAAGCCCGTGGGCCGCAAGCGCCGGCCCGTCAAGGTCTTCCCCAACGGCGTGGAGGAGGAGTCGGCCGAGGCCTACCCCTCGGAGAAGAGGCGGGAAGCCCTGGGCGACTCGGACTACGCGCTGGAGGAGGGCGACCCCTCTCTCACCGCCCAGGAGAAGAAGGACGGCTCCTACAAGATGAACCACTTCCGCTGGAGCGGCCCCCCCGCCAGCAAGCGCTACGGCGGCTTCATGAAGTCCTGGGACGAGCGCAGCCAGAAGCCCCTGCTCACTCTCTTCAAAAACGTCATCGTTAAGGACGGCCACCAGAAGAAGGCTGAGTAA
- the LOC118786805 gene encoding angiopoietin-related protein 7 encodes MTPLLLRASALLAVWGAWVVLGDNSTEVPESTHHIGSGLMQCGEYSNQAMPNGKCRLTATLPQLEEQRCPDMFRCTDEVSYWLHQNEERKQQMLELKETISELQEELRNHRHRIKVLELQSEEKNGLNSSLEQRLHALEQQYAEANTLLHIHGSLIYDMQAQIRNLTVLVERVRRNPGCMINIVRTSPLISDQEAMHPEVQHVRNCPIDCASLFYNGVRRSGIFTVLPSLGAMPVEVYCDMDTEGGGWTVIQRRQDGSVNFNRKWKEYKDGFGDLRTEFWLGNDHIHDLTSQGDYSLRIDLEDWNDKHKHALYQSFSVDGEETHYRLHVNGFSGTVEDSFGWYHNKQSFSTPDTGNICAEISHAGWWYHQCFFANLNGVYYKGGRYSAKGKNLLGPDGIVWYTWKDSDYYSLKKVSMKIRPRTFRPRLSP; translated from the exons ATGACCCCACTGCTGCTGCGTGCCTCTGCCCTCCTGGCCGTGTGGGGCGCCTGGGTGGTGCTGGGGGACAACAGCACGGAGGTCCCCGAAAGCACGCACCACATCGGCAGCGGGCTGATGCAGTGCGGGGAGTACAGTAACCAGGCCATGCCGAACGGGAAGTGCCGGCTGACGGCCACCCTGccccagctggaggagcagcggTGTCCCGACATGTTCCGCTGCACAGACGAGGTCTCCTACTGGCTGCACCAGAACGaggagaggaagcagcagaTGCTGGAGCTGAAGGAGACCATCTccgagctgcaggaggagctgcgaAACCATCGGCACCGCATCAaggtgctggagctgcag AGTGAGGAGAAGAACGGGCTGAACTCGTCCCTGGAGCAGCGGCTGCATGCGCTGGAGCAGCAGTATGCAGAGGCCAACACCTTGCTGCATATCCATGGCTCGCTCATCTACGACATGCAGGCGCAGATCCGCAACCTGACTGTGCTGGTGGAGCGGGTGCGGCGCAACCCGGGCTGCATGATCAACATCGTGCGCACGAGCCCGCTCATCAGCGACCAGGAGGCCATGCACCCcg AGGTGCAGCATGTGAGAAACTGCCCCATAGACTGTGCCTCTCTCTTCTACAACGGGGTGCGCAGGTCTGGCATCTTCACCGTGCTGCCCTCGCTGGGGGCGATGCCCGTGGAGGTGTACTGCGACATGGACACCGAGG GAGGCGGGTGGACGGTGATCCAGCGCCGGCAGGATGGATCTGTGAACTTTAACCGCAAGTGGAAGGAGTACAAGGACGGCTTCGGCGACCTGCGCACCGAGTTCTGGTTGGGCAACGACCACATCCACGACCTGACCAGCCAGGGGGACTACTCCCTGCGCATCGACCTCGAGGACTGGAATGACAAGCACAAACACGCCCTCTACCAGAGCTTCAG TGTCGATGGGGAGGAGACTCACTACCGTCTCCATGTGAATGGCTTCAGTGGCACGGTGGAGGACTCCTTCGGCTGGTACCACAACAAGCAGAGCTTCAGCACCCCAGACACAGGCAACATCTGCGCGGAGATCTCCCACGCAGGCTGGTGGTACCACCAGTGCTTCTTCGCCAACCTCAACGGCGTCTATTACAAG GGCGGTCGTTACTCTGCCAAAGGAAAGAACCTGCTAGGACCTGACGGCATTGTGTGGTACACCTGGAAGGACTCTGACTACTACTCACTGAAGAAGGTCAGCATGAAGATCCGTCCACGCACCTTCAGGCCCCGCCTCTCTCCATGA
- the snx9a gene encoding sorting nexin-9a, protein MANKAQVLYDFTAEPGNNELTVKEGETITVTNQNIGGGWVEAQNSRGERGLVPEDYIELCPGSLDGGQAGTPDSTYEYFPDQPSTTTTGYQASNGNDPWSPWNADSAGNSRNSWVAQPEVTGSGRTHSTSIYNPTVQEHPQAYHGPGGTDDEEWDDDWDDARSTGGYAESEAGDEGAANRPGTHGTMKLNLNKFPVFHKSGPEVYLLAKLPPKGKDKISIYVGEVGPVWLYPEFQMECVVADPKKGSKMYGLKSYIEYQVMPTTTNRPVNHRYKHFDWLYERLLEKYGSAIPIPSLPDKQVTGRFEEEFIKMRMERLQGWVTRMCRHPVISSSEVFQLFLTYKDEKDWKMGKRKAERDETVGVMIFSTIEPEAPDLDITVVETKCEAFGRFTKAMDDGVKELLSVGQEHWKRCTGPLQKEYQRIGKAFQNLSSVFCSSGYQGEATLTDALTAAGKTYEEIAHIVEEQPKKDLHFLLETNNEYKGLLGCFPDTLSVHKAAIEKVKEGDKMVAANKISPQEKLTMAKRVSTMSYALQAEMNHFHSNRIYDYNRVMQLYLEEQVKFYESIAEKLRQALSQFTTL, encoded by the exons ctctgccccGGGTCCTTGGACGGAGGGCAAGCAGGTACGCCAGACTCCACATACGAGTACTTCCCAGATCAacccagcaccaccaccaccggcTACCAG GCGAGCAACGGCAATGACCCCTGGTCTCCCTGGAACGCTGACTCAGCCGGAAACTCCAGGAACAGCTGGGTGGCCCAACCAGAGGTCACGGGGTCAGGGCGGACCCACTCGACGAGTATCTATAACCCCACAGTGCAGGAGCACCCGCAGGCATACCATGGGCCAG GTGGCACAGACGATGAGGAGTGGGATGACGACTGGGACGACGCCAGGTCGACGGGGGGTTACGCCGAGTCTGAGGCGGGGGACGAGGGGGCGGCAAACCGGCCAGGGACACACGGGACCATGAAGCTCAATCTCAACAA GTTTCCAGTCTTCCACAAATCTGGTCCAGAAGTCTATCTTCTTGCAAAACTTCCACCGAAGGGCAAAGACAAGATATCTATCTAT GTGGGAGAGGTGGGTCCCGTGTGGCTGTACCCAGAGTTCCAGATGGAGTGTGTCGTAGCAGATCCCAAAAAAGGGTCCAAAATGTATGGTCTGAAGAGCTATATCGAATACCAGGTCATGCCCACT ACTACAAACagacctgtcaatcacagataCAAGCACTTTGATTGGCTGTATGAGAGGCTCCTGGAGAAGTATGGATCGGccatccccatcccctcccTACCAGACAAACAGGTTACAG GCCGTTTCGAGGAAGAGTTCATTAAGATGCGCATGGAGCGTCTGCAGGGTTGGGTGACCCGCATGTGCCGACACCCGGTCATCTCCAGCAGCGAGGTCTTCCAGCTCTTCCTCACCTACAAGGATGAGAAG GATTGGAAGATGGGGAAGAGGAAGGCGGAGAGGGACGAGACGGTGGGAGTGATGATCTTCTCCACGATCGAGCCGGAGGCGCCAGACCTGGACATTACAGTGGT AGAGACAAAGTGTGAGGCATTCGGCCGGTTCACCAAAGCGATGGACGATGGAGTGAAGGAGCTGCTGAGCGTTGGACAGGAGCACTGGAAACGCTGCACAGGAC CATTACAGAAAGAATATCAGAGGATCGGAAAGGCTTTTCAGAACCTGTCCTCAGTCTTCTGCAGCAGTGGATACCAAG GGGAAGCCACACTCACAGACGCCCTCACAGCGGCAGGAAAAACGTATGAAGAAATTGCGCACATCGTTGAAGAGCAG CCAAAGAAAGATCTGCATTTCCTGCTGGAAACCAACAATGAGTACAAAGGCCTGCTGGGCTGCTTCCCTGACACTCTCAGCGTGCACAAG GCTGCCATAGAGAAGGTGAAGGAGGGAGATAAGATGGTTGCTGCCAATAAAATCAGCCCTCAGGAGAAGCTCACCATGGCCAAGCGCGTCAGCACCATGTCCTACGCACTGCAAG CTGAGATGAACCACTTCCATAGCAACCGTATCTACGACTACAACAGGGTCATGCAGCTGTACCTGGAGGAGCAGGTGAAGTTCTACGAATCG ATTGCTGAGAAGCTGAGGCAGGCTCTCTCTCAGTTCACCACACTGTAG